GGGGCGCTCCCCGGTGACGGCGCGCTCGAGGTCGACGGGTGAGCCCACGTCGAGCGCCCCGAGGTTCGTGCGCCGCAGGGTCTCGGGGACCGCCTCGAAGCTCAGCTTGGCCTCCTCGATGGCCACCACGGTGAGGCAGACGCCGTTGACCGCGATGCTGTCGCCGATCTGCGCGCGGTCCTGCACGACGCGGCCCTCGGTGGTGATCCGGACGAGCTCCGCGCGCTTCTCGATGGCCGCGACGCGGCCGACCTCTTCGACGATCCCGGTGAACATGCGCGGACTATGGGGTCTCGCCGACGGTCGGCAAATCGGACCGCGCAGTCGAGGCGGGTCCAGGCTCGAGGCGACGTGAGGAGAGCGACGAACGACGACCGTGGGCCCGGAACAGCCTCTCAGGGTACGAAGCGCAGCAGGCGATAGGGCGCGGGCGGGTTCGGCGTGCGGTGGATCTGCGAGGTCGTGACGTAGACCGAGCCGTCCGGCGCGGCGGCGAGGCTGTCCGGCCACGCGAGGCGCGGGTCGCTCACGAGGGTCTCCGCCGCGCCGTCCGCCGGGTCGTAGGCGACGAGCGAAGACGTCTCGAGGCTCGTGATCCAGACCCGCCCGTCGGGGCCGTGGAGCAGCCCATCCGCGGGCCCCTCGGTGGCCACGACCTCGATGGCGGCGGCGGCCTCGGCGTCCCCCTCCTCGAGCGCGGTCACGGGGACGCGGAACAGGCGCCGCCCGGTGAGGCACTGGTAGTACAGCAACCCGTTCTGCGCATCGAGCGCGACGCCGTCGGCGTGGATGCGCGGGGGCTGGCCGCCCTGGAGCCAGGGCTGGCCGTCGATCCGTACGGTGAGGTCGGCCTCGGCCTGCGTCGAGTCGTGGTCGTCGAGGAGGCGCCTCGCTTCGCCGCTCTCGAGGTCCACCACGACGATGGCGCCGTCCCCCGAGTCCGTGAGGTACGCGCGCTGGCGCTCGACGTCGAAGCGCACGTCGTTGAGGTAGGAGCTCGGCCCGATCGCGGGCGGCGCGAAGGAGACGCGGCTCAGCTCCGCCCCCGTCTCCGGGTCGAACGCGACGAGCTTGGCCGCGCCTTCGAGGACGCCGCCGAAGCGCGGGTTGCCCGTGTCCAGCACCCACACCCGCCCCGCGCCGTCGGCGACGACGGACTGCACGGCGACCCAGTGATCGGCGACGGAGTCGCCCTCGCGCCACGCGTTCCAGGCTTCGTTCGGGAA
The Sandaracinaceae bacterium genome window above contains:
- a CDS encoding L-dopachrome tautomerase-related protein, yielding MLRITTAASLIASLASCGGATADPTPTSTAPTAQAEDPRLEVVAESDRQWTGVAVTRTGRVFVSYPRWSDDVPVSVARLEDGAPRPFPNEAWNAWREGDSVADHWVAVQSVVADGAGRVWVLDTGNPRFGGVLEGAAKLVAFDPETGAELSRVSFAPPAIGPSSYLNDVRFDVERQRAYLTDSGDGAIVVVDLESGEARRLLDDHDSTQAEADLTVRIDGQPWLQGGQPPRIHADGVALDAQNGLLYYQCLTGRRLFRVPVTALEEGDAEAAAAIEVVATEGPADGLLHGPDGRVWITSLETSSLVAYDPADGAAETLVSDPRLAWPDSLAAAPDGSVYVTTSQIHRTPNPPAPYRLLRFVP